Below is a genomic region from Catenuloplanes atrovinosus.
CTCCAGGCCGGGGTACGGCTCGGCGAGGCGCGACAGGGCCAGCATGGTCAGCACGTGCCGGGCCGAGTCGAGCGGGAGCGCGCCGGCGGGCGTCCGCGGCCGGGGCAGCAGCGCCGGGTCGGCCCACTCGGGGATCACGGGCATCTTGGCCGGGAGCCGATCCAGCGGGTCGGTGGTGATCAGCGGCTCGACCTCGGCGGCGACCTCCTCGCCGTACGACCGCGCGGCCATCCGCACCGCGTCCGGGTAGCCGGCGGCCACGATCGCCAGCAGCGCGGACTCCGCGTAGCGCCGGTCGGTGCCGGCCTTGCCGACGGCCGCGGGCACCAGCGCGCGGGCCGCGGAGACCGGGTGCCGGGTCAGCCAGGTGAGCGCGAGCGTGCGCAGCGATTTGAGCCGTGAGTACCACTCCGCCATCAGCGTCGCGACCTCCGGCGACGTGAACGGCAGCAGCGCGGCCGCGGCCTGCGGCATCGCCTTGGCGGCGGCCACCGCGGCCGGGTACGCCACGATCCCGTGCCGGGCCACCACCACGCGCATGATCTCGCTCGGCTCCCACAGGTCACGCGGCACCCAGGTGCCGATCTGGGGGAGCGTCAGGGACAGCGGTGCCATCGCGAAGAACAGGCCGGTCCGGAACCACGTGCCGGTGCGACGCCGCTGACGGTCGGCGCTGACCGCCGTCCAGTCCAGCTTCGCCGCCCAGCCCATCTGCTCGAACCGCAGCGTCGACCAGGCCTCCGCCTCGCCGGGCGCCCAGTCCAGCACCACCTCGTCGGCGCATGTCAGGCCGGTGATCACCGTGGGCTTGCGCACGGTGCGCCTCGCCGTCCACGGCGGGCTGACCAGGACCGGCGGGAGCGTCTCGACCGGAGCCTCGTCCACGTCCGCGGCGCGGGCGAGCACGTCGCGCACCCGGGCCGCCGACGCCTCGGGGAGCGCGCCCTCGTCCACCAGGCGGGCGGCCAGCTCGGGGTGGGCCAGGACGTGCGCGTGCAGCAGCTCGGACAGCGTGCGCTTGGTCGCCGGGCGCGCGGTCAGCAGCCGGATCGCCCGGACCGGGAACCGGGCGGCGGCTGCCTGCAGCTCCGGCAGCACGTAGCGCTCGTCCACCCGGTCGAGCAGCGCCGCGAAGGCCTCGTCCGTCGGGATCGCGCCGATCGCCGGCAGGAACCGCTTCGCGTACTCCGCGGCCTGGGTGTTCAGCCAGCTCAGCAGTCCGGGAAGCGCGTGCACGCCGGCACCGATCAGGAACGAGGTGAGCAGCGCGGCGTGGTAGAGCATCCACCAGGGCTCCACCATGGGTACGACCCGGTCCACCTGCTCCTTCGTGCTGACCGAGGTGAGCAGCACCTGGGCGTGCGAGTCCGCGCCGGCGGTGACGAGCTCGACGGTGTCCGCGTCCACCCAGGCGCGCTCGGTCGGGGCCAGGAACGAGGTGGCGAGGCGCCGCAGGAAACCGGCCTCGCGCTGCGCCGCCAGGAGCGCCACGATCTCCCGGTACTCCTCGTCCGGCGCGGTCGCCAGGGCGTGCCGGACGCGGCCGGCCAGGTCGAGCAGCGCCTTCTTGTGCGCGTCGAAGCGCGCGGGCGTGGCGGCCACGTAGTGCAGCGGCCAGTTGCTGGAGCCCCGCTCCTCGCCGACCGCCATGGTGAACAGCTCCACGACGGCCTCGACCGCGAACCGCAGGCCGTGCCGGGTCAGCCACAGGTCGGCGAGCGCCGGCACCTTCTCCGCGTGCTCGAAGTTCAGCACGGAGTGCCAGGCGAGCGCGACCGCGGCGGCACCGGCCGGTGTCGGGTCCGGCTCCTCCAGGTGGTACGCCAG
It encodes:
- a CDS encoding DUF4132 domain-containing protein, with the protein product MTAEKPAGTLPDEDAFVIQPAWLRTRYARRGEPGLKSRKVDGDKARAVLAEFNSAAPSRVRRVLEHPKTDPEITAAGLAYHLEEPDPTPAGAAAVALAWHSVLNFEHAEKVPALADLWLTRHGLRFAVEAVVELFTMAVGEERGSSNWPLHYVAATPARFDAHKKALLDLAGRVRHALATAPDEEYREIVALLAAQREAGFLRRLATSFLAPTERAWVDADTVELVTAGADSHAQVLLTSVSTKEQVDRVVPMVEPWWMLYHAALLTSFLIGAGVHALPGLLSWLNTQAAEYAKRFLPAIGAIPTDEAFAALLDRVDERYVLPELQAAAARFPVRAIRLLTARPATKRTLSELLHAHVLAHPELAARLVDEGALPEASAARVRDVLARAADVDEAPVETLPPVLVSPPWTARRTVRKPTVITGLTCADEVVLDWAPGEAEAWSTLRFEQMGWAAKLDWTAVSADRQRRRTGTWFRTGLFFAMAPLSLTLPQIGTWVPRDLWEPSEIMRVVVARHGIVAYPAAVAAAKAMPQAAAALLPFTSPEVATLMAEWYSRLKSLRTLALTWLTRHPVSAARALVPAAVGKAGTDRRYAESALLAIVAAGYPDAVRMAARSYGEEVAAEVEPLITTDPLDRLPAKMPVIPEWADPALLPRPRTPAGALPLDSARHVLTMLALSRLAEPYPGLEIVRETVDRRSLAEFAWGLFRRWQAAGMPSKEAWAFEALAHLGDDDVVRRLTPLLRAWPGEGGHARAVTGLEILSMIGTDVALMHLHGIAQKVKFKGLKDRANEKMAEVAAALELRPEQLADRLLPDFGLDGSGSLTLDYGPRRFVVGFDEQLKPFVTDEAGKRVKALPKPGARDDAELAPEAYRRFSGLKKDVRTVASDQIRRLEQAMVDGRRWTGPEFARYLVGHPLLVHIVRRVVWGVYDAGGALTGTLRVAEDRSFADVDDAPVTVPDDATIGVAHPLTLGDALPGWAEVFADYEILQPFPQLGRETFRLEPGERQRADLARFADVTVPATRLLGLERRGWRRGEVGDGGHQGWFERDLGDDLVMMVHMDPGMAVGAVDYFPEQRLVEVSVEKAGASYWQRGKNKTTLGDLDEIQVSEIIRDVNEVTA